From a single Cydia amplana chromosome 10, ilCydAmpl1.1, whole genome shotgun sequence genomic region:
- the LOC134651860 gene encoding UDP-N-acetylglucosamine--peptide N-acetylglucosaminyltransferase 110 kDa subunit, with product MITKMQTQANVAVPQSVTTQPQQIVGVPANAVILKMSDIQQISTVGLLELAHREYQAGDYESAELHCMQLWRQDSSNTGVLLLLSSIHFQCRRLDKSAHFSTLAIKQNPLLAEAYSNLGNVFKERGQLQEALENYRHAVRLKPDFIDGYINLAAALVAAGDMEQAVQAYVTALQYNPDLYCVRSDLGNLLKALGRLDEAKACYLKAIETRPDFAVAWSNLGCVFNAQSEIWLAIHHFEKAVALDPNFLDAYINLGNVLKEARIFDRAVAAYLRALNLSPNNAVVHGNLACVYYEQGLIDLAVDTYRRAIELQPNFPDAYCNLANALKEKGQVADAEECYNTALRLCPSHADSLNNLANIKREQGYIEEATRLYLKALEVFPEFAAAHSNLASVLQQQGKLNEALMHYKEAIRIQPTFADAYSNMGNTLKEMQDVAGALQCYTRAIQINPAFADAHSNLASIHKDSGNIPEAIQSYRTALKLKPDFPDAYCNLAHCLQIVCDWTDYEARMKKLVSIVAEQLDKNRLPSVHPHHSMLYPLTHDFRKAIAARHANLCLEKVQVLHKPPYKFPRDLQGRLRVGYVSSDFGNHPTSHLMQSVPGLHDRNKVEIFCYALSTDDGTTFRSKIAREAEHFIDLSQMPCNGKAADKIYGDGIHILVNMNGYTKGARNEIFALRPAPVQVMWLGYPGTSGASYMDYLVTDAVTSPLELASQYSEKLAYMPNTYFVGDHKQMFPHLQERLILSDKIKSHNNLGSLADNVAVINATDLSPLVENTDIKEIKEIVRAARPVEISLKVAELPTTTPIETMIASGQVQTSVNGVILQNGLATTQTNNKAATGEEVPQSIVITTRQQYGLPDDAVVYCNFNQLYKIDPLTLHMWVYILKHVPNSVLWLLRFPAVGEPNLQATAQQLGLPPGRIIFSNVAAKEEHVRRGQLADVCLDTPLCNGHTTSMDILWTGTPVVTLPGETLASRVAASQLNTLGCPELIARTRQEYQDIAVRLGTDREYLKGIRAKVWAARMESPLFECKAYATGLEMLYHAMWGRHARAERPDHLAAVDK from the exons ATGATAACTAAAATGCAAACTCAAGCTAATGTCGCGGTGCCTCAATCTGTCACGACACAACCTCAGCAAATAGTCGGTGTCCCCGCGAATGCCGTAATATTGAAGATGTCGGACATCCAGCAAATATCGACAgttg GGCTTCTGGAGCTGGCGCACCGGGAGTACCAGGCGGGTGATTACGAGAGTGCCGAGCTGCACTGCATGCAGCTCTGGCGACAGGACAGCTCGAACACGGGGGTGCTCCTTCTGCTCTCGTCCATACACTTCCAGTGCCGTCGGTTGGACAAGTCGGCGCACTTTTCGACGCTAGCGATCAAGCAAAATCCACTCTTGGCGGAAGCCTACAG CAACCTCGGGAATGTGTTCAAAGAGCGAGGGCAACTCCAAGAGGCTCTGGAGAACTACAGACACGCGGTCAGACTGAAGCCAGACTTCATTGATGGCTACATCAATCTGGCCGCGGCCCTTGTGGCAGCCGGGGATATGGAGCAGGCTGTGCAGGCCTACGTCACAGCGCTACAGTATAATCCT GACCTATACTGCGTCAGGAGCGACCTGGGAAATTTGCTCAAGGCGCTGGGACGCCTGGACGAGGCGAAG GCATGTTACTTGAAGGCCATCGAAACAAGGCCAGACTTTGCAGTGGCATGGAGCAATTTGGGATGTGTATTTAACGCCCAAAGTGAGATCTGGTTGGCCATCCACCACTTTGAGAAGGCCGTGGCCTTGGATCCTAACTTTTTGGACGCCTACATTAACTTGGGAAATGTTCTCAAGGAAGCAAGGATTTTTGACAG GGCCGTAGCCGCCTATCTACGCGCTTTAAACCTATCACCAAACAACGCCGTCGTCCACGGCAACCTGGCCTGCGTCTACTACGAGCAAGGCCTGATCGACCTGGCCGTAGACACGTACAGGAGGGCCATAGAGCTCCAGCCAAACTTCCCCGACGCCTACTGCAACTTGGCGAACGCTTTGAAAGAGAAAGGCCAAGTCGCCGATGCCGAAGAGTGCTACAATACCGCTCTACGTCTCTGCCCGTCACACGCAGATTCTCTCAACAATTTAGCCAACATCAAACGTGAACAGGGCTATATCGAGGAGGCTACGCGACTATATCTGAAGGCTTTAGAAGTATTCCCAGAATTCGCAGCTGCTCACAGCAATTTAGCTTCAGTGCTACAACAGCAAGGCAAACTCAATGAAGCTCTCATGCATTATAAAGAGGCTATTCGCATCCAGCCAACATTCGCGGACGCTTACAGCAACATGGGTAACACGCTTAAAGAGATGCAGGATGTCGCAGGAGCGCTGCAGTGTTACACCAGAGCCATCCAGATTAACCCAGCCTTCGCAGACGCTCACAGCAATCTTGCGAGCATCCACAAAGACTCTGGGAACATTCCTGAAGCCATACAGTCCTATAGAACCGCCTTGAAGCTGAAGCCAGACTTCCCTGATGCGTATTGCAATCTAGCCCACTGCTTGCAAATTGTGTGCGACTGGACGGACTATGAAGCTCGAATGAAGAAGTTAGTCAGCATCGTTGCTGAACAGTTGGACAAGAACAGGCTTCCGTCGGTCCATCCGCATCATTCCATGCTGTACCCACTAACACATGACTTTAGAAAGGCTATCGCCGCTCGCCACGCAAATCTATGCTTAGAGAAAGTCCAAGTACTTCACAAACCTCCATATAAATTCCCTCGCGATCTTCAAGGACGTCTTCGTGTCGGTTACGTGAGCAGTGATTTCGGAAACCATCCTACGTCGCATTTAATGCAATCTGTGCCAGGCTTGCATGACCGTAACAAGGTCGAGATCTTCTGCTACGCTCTAAGCACAGATGACGGCACCACATTCCGTTCTAAAATCGCTAGAGAAGCTGAACACTTCATAGATCTATCCCAAATGCCCTGTAACGGAAAGGCTGCTGACAAAATCTACGGAGACGGCATCCATATCCTTGTGAACATGAATGGGTATACTAAAGGGGCTAGGAATGAGATATTTGCACTCCGACCCGCGCCCGTCCAAGTTATGTGGCTGGGCTACCCAGGAACCAGCGGAGCCAGCTACATGGACTATTTAGTAACTGACGCCGTCACATCTCCGCTAGAACTAGCCAGCCAGTACAGCGAGAAGCTCGCATACATGCCTAATACATACTTCGTTGGTGATCACAAGCAAATGTTCCCTCATTTACAAGAGCGTCTAATCTTAAGCGACAAAATCAAATCTCACAACAACCTGGGCAGCCTGGCGGACAATGTTGCGGTCATTAATGCTACAGATCTGTCGCCGCTAGTGGAGAATACGGATATTAAGGAGATTAAAGAAATAGTGCGGGCCGCTCGACCGGTGGAGATATCGCTGAAAGTAGCAGAGTTACCGACCACCACGCCTATTGAGACTATGATTGCTTCCGGACAAGTTCAG ACTTCAGTAAACGGTGTAATACTCCAAAACGGCCTGGCGACCACGCAAACCAACAACAAAGCGGCAACCGGCGAAGAAGTACCACAATCCATCGTTATCACCACGCGACAACAATACGGCCTTCCCGACGACGCAGTTGTATACTGCAACTTTAACCAACTGTACAAGATAGACCCGCTAACGTTGCATATGTGGGTGTACATATTGAAACATGTACCGAACAGCGTGCTGTGGTTGCTGAGGTTCCCAGCGGTAGGCGAGCCGAATCTGCAGGCCACGGCCCAACAGTTAG GTCTACCACCCGGCCGCATAATCTTCTCGAACGTAGCCGCCAAAGAAGAGCATGTTCGACGAGGACAGTTGGCCGACGTGTGCCTGGACACTCCCCTGTGCAACGGACACACCACCAGCATGGACATCCTGTGGACCGGGACTCCGGTCGTCACTCTACCCGGAGAGACGTTAGCGTCCAG AGTGGCAGCTTCACAACTCAACACACTGGGGTGTCCAGAGTTAATAGCTAGGACGAGGCAAGAATATCAAGACATAGCTGTAAGATTAGGAACCGATAGAGAATA TTTAAAAGGCATCCGCGCGAAAGTGTGGGCGGCGCGTATGGAAAGCCCGCTGTTCGAGTGCAAGGCGTACGCCACCGGCCTCGAGATGCTCTACCACGCCATGTGGGGGCGCCACGCGCGCGCCGAGCGGCCCGACCATCTCGCCGCCGTCGACAAGTAG
- the LOC134651476 gene encoding protein inturned, whose amino-acid sequence MNNYKTKLNYDSPCDSDNDWTSSDDSKYSDSDSSVPEWDSDVGEDGELVYIKVKAYNDAVDDSKAPLLENCEAFKRRNNFKRTSTRRSTKGRIFRVLKSHKPKQLDVFGRKKADDQGAGALSGILKKTSLEDNKIVIQVSKNMMFNSDKNCQIEKMFGISLENSNGKNLIVADFLPEARAIYSQKVKKGYYLQKINNIDVNSYNINSILQVVADDYDNPKLQFQAAEGALFDIEKLLTTKQAPENSLTQLLKDSNCSVLYICCNDIEYHSNDDKGVLYCYPRPFNQNFLYNTRGAYVTLNHLAPKSLGTSQPITSTVLHNSTLINIAYMSHYSDLLLVAFPNKEVDLFAAKRVIIQITRTLEFLYGSLKTCFTKPNNVDKLDSLFSRIFISLLFSNMDKDTDRSNGLYLEDVLAAHCITLPLEVRIQVDDAMTELQAADYREWTDDIENFQRLYTVIGTCLYYSGHLLSSHVQDEDLFEINAFLKLNGILKLSVEKELEKLVIWKEVYIHEHRKRNKNDSNEYRIPDGRWFLLVAGKGHFILATLMEAGGCTEDAIGITPPSPFYVEECESCIELLYDVGLDKYLSTWLRSNTQPQLECSPERLTKQGKKIKDNSVLFSDQKSDGTLKPSTLKLPKDRRRHNSTEQINVSSDSVNYGSHHSLYSPWYNGKRHASNLDVSYSEDTNSLKSNSEKSEERIQGRRADRERNRRDSSGSDSDWDRQEGSRASGSIDASDIRKSLLNEIDHVTVHRITAGDENVLFHFLQLESAKGILIAPVKSIEIQANNALYTHIVRTFRSASKKIHELLQHSVRFKRNYTPANPNKVLVAVKEYAMLFRAPRAALHQCGIKNEPFHFWVVGRIFSEPEPRELYVCYHESVPQDLTEISYLLSYLE is encoded by the exons aaattacgaTAGCCCGTGTGATTCGGACAACGACTGGACTTCTTCAGATGATTCCAAATATTCTGATTCCGACAG TTCTGTTCCTGAATGGGACTCGGATGTTGGCGAAGATGGGGAGCTTGTTTACATTAAAGTTAAAGCCTACAATGATGCTGTGGACGATTCTAAGGCCCCGCTTCTGGAAAACTGTGAAGCATTTAAAAGAAGAAATAACTTTAAGAGAACGTCTACAAGACGGTCAACTAAAG GCAGAATATTCAGAGTACTAAAAAGTCACAAACCGAAACAGCTGGATGTATTTGGGCGAAAGAAAGCAGATGACCAGGGAGCCGGGGCGCTTTCCGGTATTCTCAAGAAAACATCTCTCGAGGATAACAAGATTGTTATACAG GTCAGCAAAAACATGATGTTCAACAGCGATAAGAATTGTCAAAtagaaaaaatgtttggcatCAGTCTAGAAAACTCAAACGGAAAGAATCTCATTGTGGCTGACTTCCTTCCCGAAGCCCGGGCTATATATTCTCAGAAAGTAAAAAAAGGATATTAtttgcaaaaaataaataatattgatgTTAATTCGTACAATATAAACAGCATTCTTCAAGTAGTCGCTGATGATTATGATAATCCAAAACTTCAGTTCCAAGCAGCCGAAGGGGCCTTATTTGATATAGAAAAGCTTCTTACAACAAAACAAGCTCCGGAGAATTCTCTTACACAATTACTGAAAGACTCTAACTGTTCTGTCTTATACATATGCTGTAACGACATTGAATACCATAGCAATGATGACAAGGGAGTCCTATATTGCTACCCGAGACCATTTAATCAAAACTTTCTTTATAATACCAGAGGAGCGTATGTAACTTTAAATCATTTAGCTCCAAAATCACTAGGTACAAGCCAGCCTATAACTTCTACAGTATTACATAACAgtactttaataaatattgcCTACATGTCACATTATAGTGATTTATTATTAGTCGCATTTCCGAATAAAGAAGTTGACTTATTCGCTGCTAAGCGAGTAATCATTCAGATAACAAGGACTTTGGAATTTCTTTACGGTTCTTTAAAGACTTGTTTTACTAAACCTAACAATGTTGATAAGCTGGATAGTTTGTTTTCTCGCATATTTATCAGTTTATTGTTTAGTAATATGGATAAGGATACGGATAGGAGTAACGGGTTGTATTTGGAGGATGTTTTGGCAGCGCATTGTATAACGCTGCCTCTAGAAGTAAGGATACAAGTGGATGACGCTATGACGGAGTTACAAGCGGCAGATTACAGAGAATGG acTGACGACATTGAAAACTTTCAAAGGCTGTACACGGTGATTGGAACATGTTTATATTACTCTGGACATCTACTAAGTTCCCACGTACAAGATGAAGATTTGTTCGAAATCAACGCATTTTTGAAACTCAACGGTATTTTGAAATTGAGCGTGGAAAAGGAATTGGAGAAACTGGTAATTTGGAAGGAGGTTTATATACATGAACATCGAAAGCGGAACAAGAATGATAGCAATGAATATAG AATTCCAGATGGGCGCTGGTTTCTACTAGTGGCCGGAAAGGGACACTTCATTCTGGCCACGCTGATGGAGGCTGGAGGATGTACTGAAGAT gcaaTAGGCATCACCCCGCCATCACCATTCTACGTAGAAGAGTGCGAGAGCTGTATAGAACTCCTATACGACGTGGGGCTGGATAAGTACCTCTCTACGTGGCTACGGTCCAATACACAACCGCAACTAGAATGCTCACCAGAGCGCTTGACCAAGCAGGGGAAAAAGATAA AAGATAA TAGTGTTTTATTTTCAGATCAAAAATCCGACGGCACTCTAAAGCCCTCAACTCTCAAGCTCCCAAAAGACCGTCGACGTCACAACTCCACGGAGCAGATAAACGTCTCCAGCGACTCCGTGAACTATGGCAGCCACCACAGCCTGTACTCCCCGTGGTACAACGGGAAACGCCACGCCAGCAACTTGGACGTCAGCTATTCTGAGGACACCAACAGTTTGAAGAGCAATAG tgaAAAGAGCGAAGAACGCATACAAGGACGAAGGGCCGACCGAGAAAGGAACCGACGGGATTCCTCGGGCTCTGATTCTGATTGGGACAGACAG GAGGGCAGTAGAGCTAGCGGCAGTATTGATGCTTCTGACATTAGGAAATCCTTGCTCAATGAAATTGATCACGTCACTGTTCATAG aATAACGGCTGGCGACGAAAACGTGCTATTCCATTTCCTACAGTTAGAGTCCGCTAAGGGCATCCTAATAGCTCCAGTGAAAAGTATAGAGATACAAGCCAACAATGCGCTGTACACGCACATTGTACGGACTTTTCGCTCGGCCAGTAAAAAGATACATGAGCTGTTGCAACATAGTGTGCG CTTCAAAAGAAACTACACGCCTGCGAACCCGAATAAGGTGCTGGTGGCCGTGAAGGAGTACGCGATGCTGTtccgcgcgccgcgcgccgcgctgCACCAGTGCGGGATCAAGAACGAGCCCTTTCACTTCTGGGTTGTCgg GCGCATATTCAGTGAGCCCGAGCCGCGCGAGCTGTACGTCTGCTACCACGAGTCCGTGCCGCAGGATCTCACCGAAATATCATATCTACTCTCCTACTTGGAATAA